TTGTATTGTAGCAATTCTCACTCGCTTCCTGCACCAAAAAAGCAATGGTAGACACCCTTCAGAGaactttaattaattttataattaaggatttaaattgaaaattgaattaTTCTAATGTGATCATTTTACACACTTTGAAATCCTTGGTGACAATTGAGTAGTATCCATTTTCAGGGGTGATATCATCAAAGTAGAGAATAGGTGCTGATGATGCAAGTGCTCCATAGGCCACATGAGGATATTTCAGTCTAAACCATGATGCAAGCactgaaaaagaaataagaataatTTCAAGAAATTATGAAATCAAAAGACTCTTTTATGGAAAACTATCTTCTTTGAAATAGAACAGTTTAACCTAATTTCACTTCATGATTAACAGAATCTTATAATCCAACATCTATGTTTCAAAAGTAGGACATACTTACTTCCGCCATAAGATGCTCCAAAGACAATAACAGGGCTGGCTTCTGCGGACAAATTTTTCTTCAGATTAACAATCACCTCGGCATAATCCGCGAGAGCTTGGGAAGAACTGAAGTACCCAAGCGTGCTTGTGTTTTGGAATGCTTCTTCCCTTGACCCAAAAGGAACGGACTGTCCATAGTAACGGTGCTGTAAAGAAAAACCAATAAATCCCTCTACCTCAAACCATGTCATAACAGTAATAAttatatttagagagagagagagaggcttacCTCTATATACAATAAAAGAGCCTTGAAGGTTGGGGCATTATCATTGAGGAAGCCGATGCCAGCGAGATCACCATCCAAAGGCGACTCTTCGCCGAGATAAGCAAAGATAGGAGCACTAGAATTTGCACCACCCCAGTGCTTAAAATTAACCACATATCTTTGTTGAAAGGTAGCATAGCTTTCAGGTCTATAATTGAAATGATCAAGTGTTTGTGCATAGAAAAGGGTCTCAAAATTattggaagaagaggaggatttGATACCCTCTTCATGGTTGTCTGATAATCTATCAACCACACCAAGCCTAGGTGTATTGAGACTTCCTGTAGCAGAAACTGAtgttaggaagaagaagaagaatagaagcagagaagaaagcCAAAGAAGTAGATGAGAAGGAGTTTTCATGGCCATGAGCACGAGGTTCCAAAGCTTAAAGAAGTCTAAAGAGTCTAATATAACTTGAAAGGAACCATTTTAGacgtcttttatttttaaaattttctcgcTTCCCTTCTAATACAAAAATGGACTCGTTTACGAAATCAAGTCAAAGGAGAATAATTAATAGGTGGGTGGGTGGTCCAAGGAATCTGAATAGCTTAACTCAATGGACCAGAGTGACTGATTATTTTGACCCGATTATTGGATTTTCTTAATCCTAGTTTTATGGCGGCATAGTAATGCCAATTTTATcagattatattaaaataaaagaagaaaataaaattacaaaactaAGAAGTTGGGCATACCCCACCAAACTATGAAAGAGAAAAGCGGTAAGTGAATCCTCACCTTCGACATGACCATCAATGAGGACTCACAAATGCTATCTAACAAAATGCATATAGGCTTTAATTAATAATGCATCAATGGTGAGCTCCTCATTTTATCgaccaggaaaaaaaatcatcattgtCAACTTCGGTGGCCAATTTCCATGTTAATGACTCAGTTTAATTATTACAATTTTGGTTTTAGATGTTGGTGGCTCCACTAATTGTGGGATGTGGACGCAAACCAAcccgttcctttttttttatgaaagggTCGTTAGGGGTCAGGAATATTGCTATTCATGGCCAGTCGAGCCGGATTAATCGAGTAACACATTAACTGCAAGTCTGCAATTAACCAGCCCAAGTAATTAGTTTTCCAGTTTTTATAAGGAAGTCATCGGGtttgttttttttctatatCATGTATTTGGTAGAATATTCTGATTCGACGGAGTAGTAGTTTCAAGCTGGCAGACAATCACTTGGACTGGATTAGTGATTATTAGGAAGCCGATTGTCATCCCCCACAAAGTCACTATTGGGGGAATGTAGTCCAATCAATAGTAAAACCCTAATATAATGGATGATGAGTGTGAAAGTGTGAAAGTGTGAAAGTGTCATCCCCACGAAGTCACTATTGGGGGAATGTAGTCCAATCAATAGTAAAACCCTATTATAATCGATGATGAGTTGAAAATGTGAAAGTGTGAAAGTGTCAAGTAGGCCCCACTTCCACTCAACGGTTGAAGGCATGATCGTTTATGTCATACATAAAGGCTAGATCTTATATtaaaggtgtcaattggtttgaTTTAGCTATTTGGTTTAATTCaagatacaaaatataaaaataaaaataaatcgaATGTAGAAACACATTTTcagaatcaaaattgaatcagtATAGTTTGGTTCAATTACGCTTTCTTATTCAGTTTTGAtcacgtcttttttttttttttttttttttaacctaagATCCAAAGaatttaataatcaaaagaGTGAGAATTTTGGCTGAAGCCATACAAGATACATTAAACCTGTAAAACCTAACTTTGATTTATACTCATGTCACCCATAAAAGATAATCACCAAATGGGAAAATGAAAGTTGTCTGATTACATAAGTAGCACATGAGTGTGCAAAATTATTGTTCCATCGCTTGTGAAATCAAAAATCTCATCCACGTATATGCATTTTTGTGTATAAATTAATTATGTATGAGATTTAGAATCTGATTGTCCAATCAAAAGTTTATAGGAAATGAtcatgttagatcaaacaccaagaaacacgaataaagagagacaatagatctgtacgacacagagatttaacgaggtttacacaccagggtggtgtgctacgtcctcgggcgaagaagaagatgattcactatgcagaagaaagattacaccctagcagcggcgaggaagaactcgccctgaaaccctagcttcgtgaaaaaccctagaatacaatgactctcaataagcaacagtacattatatatatatatatatatatatactccaagtagCGGtttgacccatcgggtcacggtcgatccggtcgaaccataccgcggggcctacgcccccgcacccccatacgagatcagtgatgggctctggGCTTGGGCTTATCGGCCCAAGccttctgcttccatcacagatctcagaaaaattctcattcaggtcgccaccaaaatatgtcggatcgagtcaatcttcaaaacgggtcaagaattcgagacaaacttaacagatcatattttaaaaattaatattgacCAAAATAGTAACAAAAAAGAAGATGCAAGAACAGCGCAACTGGACACGATCGCTTGTACCATAAAAAATTAACGTGGACTTAATTACAGTCAACAATCTAcataaaaatatgataaaatatgATGTTGCTTCCAAAACACTAGGGAACCCAGTTTGGCTTTAGTTAATTTTTCATCTTTAAAGCTTTTCATGCCTTTTGGGTCCACTCATTGTGGGACAGAGTTGTGGAGTGGACGCAACCCAAGTACCCAACAAACTTGGATTAGCTCCCTAACCCACTAAGGTAGATTGACAAGTGGTAAACTCTAACAAAATGGTGGGACCCACCTCATCTTCTTCCATATGATTCTATTCATCCCGAACCCACAAACTTGTTATTCATGGGAAAGAGCTCTTCCGTTTGAGCCAAGGAATGTCTCTTCT
This genomic window from Macadamia integrifolia cultivar HAES 741 unplaced genomic scaffold, SCU_Mint_v3 scaffold725, whole genome shotgun sequence contains:
- the LOC122069824 gene encoding lysosomal Pro-X carboxypeptidase-like; the encoded protein is MAMKTPSHLLLWLSSLLLFFFFFLTSVSATGSLNTPRLGVVDRLSDNHEEGIKSSSSSNNFETLFYAQTLDHFNYRPESYATFQQRYVVNFKHWGGANSSAPIFAYLGEESPLDGDLAGIGFLNDNAPTFKALLLYIEHRYYGQSVPFGSREEAFQNTSTLGYFSSSQALADYAEVIVNLKKNLSAEASPVIVFGASYGGMLASWFRLKYPHVAYGALASSAPILYFDDITPENGYYSIVTKDFKEASENCYNTIQQVWSEIDKLASQANGLKFLSQKFKTCYPLNKSSDLKDYLDNTYASAAQYNSPPRYPVSLICGGIDEASKETTDVLSRAFAGLVAYRGNRSCFDTNIYNYPSETTVGWGWQKCSEMVMPIGRGSNDTMFPAAPFNLTSFADSCKNSYGVSPRPHWITTQFGGHDIKRVLKWFGSNIIFSNGLRDPYSSGGVLQSISPSLLAVHTKNGSHCLDILNSSPEDPEWLVEQRKIEIKIIDGWLEKYYTDLAETI